The Halichondria panicea chromosome 17, odHalPani1.1, whole genome shotgun sequence DNA segment TTAGAATAGAATGTCGATTGTTTTATTGACCCGAtatgatgtcattgcagcaTCATTACATCATCACATGCACTATGTGTAATATGAACATGTTCAATTGAAATAAATGTCAGAAATGGTGAATTTAATACAAACGATAACATACCAGCAATACATACACAACATAACATGATGTCAAAAAAGTGGAAGATTTCTGAactagcacacacacaaatgcttGATAAGTGGGTCACATGTATACAAATGATGTATATAATGAAGAGGGTATTTTTGTGCTTCAtgaagtatataattataattataacaacacaCTAAATGTACCTAGTGAACTTCATCACAACAGTTTGGGGTCCTGGTTCCTATGGTGACAGGGGGATAGTTCGGATACATACAAAATAGTGGCCACACGTTTGTCATGATACTATAAATAAGAAACTACGTAACCTGATGCTATAAATAGAACAGAATAAGGGGTACAAATGACACTACGTAATATTTGAAAGCGATCCTTCGTAGACTGATTGATAAGAATGAACCTGAATAAACTGATTGAAGACGTACAAAAAATAAGACAATTAAAGTCAATTAGCCTTCACTCCCAAAGAAGCTCTTGAAATTATAAATCATCTCAGAGCTACAACAAACCGTTGGGTAGAAACGGGGACAAGACCGAGTTGCCTTGGGAACGGTCATCGGGTGTGGTCATTGCCGATGGAATGTCATCGCTCTGATAACCAGTAGAGGGACTGGCTAGTGTTCCTGAGAACTCACTGCTCCATGGTGAAGAGATACCAGAGAGGAAGCCACCATCACTCCAAACAGACGATCCTCCCGGTGTGCTCGCTTGACGACTATAcgagtggggtggggcttgttTCGTGTCCTCCCATTTGAAGACACCAGGACGGGCTCCATCTGATAGGAGGGAGGAGGGTGGGCGGGGCTTAGGGGGCTCGTTGATTTGCTGCCAGAGTTTCTCCATTTCGCCGTCAGCTACAACTTCAGTGGATGTCTTGCCTCCCCACAGTCCATCAATGTGGCTCTTGGCTTGGAGGGTTTCTTCCACAGAGCCATAGCCGACTAAAACAAACTCTGGACCCTCGATGAACGATTTGATGTCTCCAAATCCCTTGCATGTGTCCTTGAGGCTCTGTATGTtcagctgtgtgtgggtggtgtgtgtgggtgggtggtgtgggggtaCAATAACTTACAAACGTATTCATGCCGAGAAAATAAATAAATACattgtgtggaggtgtgtgaaATAAACATCAAATAGGCCTATTAAACCACACACAATACTCCTTTTCAGTCCACAAACATTTTAAAGGCGTGTTATTTGCTTGGACTTGAATTGTATGGAGGATAGCAATCAGTAGCCTAAACCAGACACTAACACTAacactaacacacacacacacacatcactaaCCTGAGGACTGTTGGTACGTATGACCAGCCAGGGGGACAGAGCTGCTCCTCCCATCTTCTTACCACCAGCCTGCCATTCTGAGAATACACCCTCTGGCCACGCTCTATCACTAGAGGGGGTCTCAGGCTGGCTCCACCCACCACGTCCACCTCCGCTCTTAGGCCATGCCCCTCCATCCACCCCCCACACGGGATCAGCACTGGTGGGGGTCTCGGGGATCCACTCAGAGTGTGTGTCCATCGGTGTGCGGCTACCTCGACGTGACGTATACTGGTTAGGCAAGAGTGTAGAGGGAGGCGGCTGTTGTCTCCAGCCTCCGTGCTCCAGAGAACTCACTGGCGTGGATGGTAGACTGATGCGTCCGGGCCTCTGAGGACCGTTCCAACCTCGACCAGCGTTGTAGGTCTGTGGCCGTGGGTCCACGGCTGTGTTGCTCCAAGGGTGGTCACCTCGAACAGAAGGGTGGCCCTGGTTCCCGTAGTAATTGGTGTCAGTACTCAGAGATCTCGAGAACTTGTGTTGTTGTTGACCCCCGAAACGGCTTTGTGGCTGTTGTCCATACGAACTTGTAGACTGTGACATTGTCCTTTGAGGTCCGGGGGAGCCGTAGTACTGTTCAGTGTGTTTCGATAGTCCGTCGTTCTTTCTTGGTGGTTGCCACGGAACACCGGGCCTAAACTCTTGAATTTGGTGAACTGGCTTCGGGCCGAGAGACGGTGACATCATACTGTTCGTGGACGAGCTTCTGAAGGGTGGGGAAAATGGGGAGGTGCTACTGTAGCCGGAGGACGGTGGTAGATTGCCTCCGTACATGTTATCTGTGCCATCTTCTTGACTGGGTATGAACCTCTGCAGTTTTGACATGCTTCTTGGCTGTTGAGTAGTACCGTGAGAACGTTGCGATATCGACATGTCCCTTAGTCCGTACGTTAGATCTCCGTTTCCCTCGGAAAAGTGAGTGTGGCTTTGTTGTTTCATCCTCGGATTAAACATGGAGGAGttgtgctgactcagcacttgtTGCTTGAGCTGTGAGATGATGTCATTCGTACGTCCCAGTTGAACTTTGAGTGGATGTTGAGGGGGTAGGGTACTGATACCAGTGGGCGGGGCTTGGGAGATCAACTTCTGTCGGACCATCTGAGCTTGATTAAGCTGCTGGGAGAGGCACTTCTGTATTGATTGTATATTTCCGGAAGGCTGCCCCATTTGGAGTTTGGCCACGGCCTGGGACCGCAAGAGGAGGTCCTTGACCATAATATTGTTCTGTATAATCTGGGACTGAGCGTTGGGGTACACTGGTTGGAAGGCCGCAGGTTCTTTAGTGTCGTCAAACGAGTTCCACTTGGTTTTGATGGTGTAGCCGCCGGGTTCAGTGTGAGTGGTGGTTGGCATGTCCAGTCCTCCGCTGTGGCTGTGGGAGAGGTGAGGCTCTGAGGCAgacggctgtgtgtgtgtgggtgtgtgagagGTGAAGCTCTGAAGCAGACGGCTGTGTGCATCATAAAAACACAGTGTGGACTACACCCTTTTTAGAGTACTAGAATCGGCTTTTTAaatagagttctgatggtctaATTTATGATtctctgaaagcttagaattAAGGAGCTCAAATTTgacacgcccacacatactCACAGTCATTTTCCAACTACTGTTGGATGGCTCAGGGTGGGGTAGCTTCTCCTCTGCCCATCCTGCTTTTCCTGCATTCTCATTGGACGACCagtttgctgagtcagctggaTACTCTCCACTCTTGGGATGGGGGGAGTGAGACCCACCGTTCCAACCTATACACGTGTCATGATAATCACACCACCCTAGGTTCCTATGTGTACCACTACCCTGTGTGTACCACTACCCTGTGTACCACTACCCTCTGTGTACCACTTCCCTGTGTGTACCACTTCCCTGTGTGTACCACTACCCTGTGTGTACCACTACCCTGTGTGTACACTACCCTGTGTGCACCActaccctgtgtgtgtaccactaCCCTGTGTGTACCActaccctgtgtgtgtaccactaccctgtgtgtgtaccactaccctgtgtgtgtaccactaCCCTGTGTGTACCACTACCCTGTGTGTGCACCACTACCCTGTGTGCACCACTACCCTGTGTGCACCACTACCctctgtgtgtacctgtgtgcACCACTACCCTCTGTGTGTACCActaccctgtgtgtgtaccactaCCCTGTGTGCACCACTACCCTGTGTGCACCACTACCCTGTGTGCACCACTACACTGTGTGTACCACTACCCTCTGTGTGTACCACTACCCTCTGTGTGTACCACTACCCTGTGTGCACCACTACCCTGTGTGCACCACTACCCTATGTGTACACACAAGAAATCAGCTTCTGCAATGAGGCCGAATTGGGTAACCCTAACTCGAGTTTTGGGCAGTCAAAGTTAGCTAGGTTTTCTattttgcaaactaaagcttcctATGGCTAGTTTTACTGACAGCAGTGTCCTCACACAACTATACCTGTACACACGAATATAGCTCACCGTTGATGATGGGTGGTTGCTCACTGCCTGTCATTCTGACCATGTCATCAGGGGGAATCCCCCAGTATTCCGTGCCCTTGTCCGTGTCGTCTGTCCTAGTGGGGGAGGGCAGTTGGCCCCACCCACTCGGAGCACTGTGCAGCGACTCTAGACCACCTTCTAGCTCGGCGAGGGTCTTGCGTGGGCGGGGTAGGATTAGTCCCGCACCCGCACTACTACGCCCCAGACTGTTGGTGGAGTTGGTTGAGGTGGTCTGCTCATACCCTCTGTAAGAATGTGTGCATGAAACTCAAGTCTAGATCGTATGTGGGAAAATACTAGATCCAGTACACGCAGGACTACAAGCAAATTAATTAGAtttcacacaataattattaacataaCAGTGTGTCTTCCCACAGAAAAATACCCCTAATTCTATACTGTGATGTACGGACATGTACCACAAGATTACTCAGATAAGCCgccccccacacccacccacccacccacccacacacacacacacacacaacactgtaCCTATTCATCTTCCGTGGACTAGCAGACCGTGATGACACACTATTAGCACTTGTTCGGCCTGACCTCCAGACTCCGGCCAGTTCCTGTGTGGGCGTGCTTGTACCAGACATGTTAGTTTGTGCCTTGGTAGGACTTGAATCCTCCCGAGAATATGGCATTTTTGAGGCAGTAGACGACACGTTGGTATCATTGTGACCCTCGGTAACAGTCTCCTTACGAGTGGCGGAATCAGTTTCACAACTTTCTTGCTTGTTCCAAGACACTTTTTCACGTATTTTCTCGCTTTCGTCAACTGGTTTTGTATCCAAGGTGTGCATTTTCCAGTTAGCTCCCGTAGTTCTTGACTCCCATGGGCCAGAATTCTCTTTAGAGGGTGTGGTTTGTTTGACAACCATGACAATGCCGCCAGGGCTTTGACTGCGAGAGCTCCCATCGTCGCTAGCCCACCCCCCCTCAGATTGTCCGTTGTGGCCCCACCCATCAGTCTCCGTCTTGTTGCCACGCCCCTCTCCCTCCGCCCACCCACCTGCTCCATCTTCCCAAGTGGACTGCCCCCATTCGTTAGAGCTCTCGGGATTGGATTTTCTCCATCCGCTGCCTTTTGCCGGAAGACCTGTGGACCACCCCCCATCGCTACGGGGACCGGCTGCGGAGAtagagtgggcgtggtctt contains these protein-coding regions:
- the LOC135351726 gene encoding uncharacterized protein LOC135351726 isoform X3, with amino-acid sequence MACPVPCYNSYVSAVTKKPSKDNPRWPSDTHAHTPSQDHAHSISAAGPRSDGGWSTGLPAKGSGWRKSNPESSNEWGQSTWEDGAGGWAEGEGRGNKTETDGWGHNGQSEGGWASDDGSSRSQSPGGIVMVVKQTTPSKENSGPWESRTTGANWKMHTLDTKPVDESEKIREKVSWNKQESCETDSATRKETVTEGHNDTNVSSTASKMPYSREDSSPTKAQTNMSGTSTPTQELAGVWRSGRTSANSVSSRSASPRKMNRGYEQTTSTNSTNSLGRSSAGAGLILPRPRKTLAELEGGLESLHSAPSGWGQLPSPTRTDDTDKGTEYWGIPPDDMVRMTGSEQPPIINGWNGGSHSPHPKSGEYPADSANWSSNENAGKAGWAEEKLPHPEPSNSSWKMTPSASEPHLSHSHSGGLDMPTTTHTEPGGYTIKTKWNSFDDTKEPAAFQPVYPNAQSQIIQNNIMVKDLLLRSQAVAKLQMGQPSGNIQSIQKCLSQQLNQAQMVRQKLISQAPPTGISTLPPQHPLKVQLGRTNDIISQLKQQVLSQHNSSMFNPRMKQQSHTHFSEGNGDLTYGLRDMSISQRSHGTTQQPRSMSKLQRFIPSQEDGTDNMYGGNLPPSSGYSSTSPFSPPFRSSSTNSMMSPSLGPKPVHQIQEFRPGVPWQPPRKNDGLSKHTEQYYGSPGPQRTMSQSTSSYGQQPQSRFGGQQQHKFSRSLSTDTNYYGNQGHPSVRGDHPWSNTAVDPRPQTYNAGRGWNGPQRPGRISLPSTPVSSLEHGGWRQQPPPSTLLPNQYTSRRGSRTPMDTHSEWIPETPTSADPVWGVDGGAWPKSGGGRGGWSQPETPSSDRAWPEGVFSEWQAGGKKMGGAALSPWLVIRTNSPQLNIQSLKDTCKGFGDIKSFIEGPEFVLVGYGSVEETLQAKSHIDGLWGGKTSTEVVADGEMEKLWQQINEPPKPRPPSSLLSDGARPGVFKWEDTKQAPPHSYSRQASTPGGSSVWSDGGFLSGISSPWSSEFSGTLASPSTGYQSDDIPSAMTTPDDRSQGNSVLSPFLPNGLL
- the LOC135351726 gene encoding uncharacterized protein LOC135351726 isoform X2 — translated: MEETGHQSNRYNQREVPPRFLLQKQAKISQKFTTKNCQAVTKKPSKDNPRWPSDTHAHTPSQDHAHSISAAGPRSDGGWSTGLPAKGSGWRKSNPESSNEWGQSTWEDGAGGWAEGEGRGNKTETDGWGHNGQSEGGWASDDGSSRSQSPGGIVMVVKQTTPSKENSGPWESRTTGANWKMHTLDTKPVDESEKIREKVSWNKQESCETDSATRKETVTEGHNDTNVSSTASKMPYSREDSSPTKAQTNMSGTSTPTQELAGVWRSGRTSANSVSSRSASPRKMNRGYEQTTSTNSTNSLGRSSAGAGLILPRPRKTLAELEGGLESLHSAPSGWGQLPSPTRTDDTDKGTEYWGIPPDDMVRMTGSEQPPIINGWNGGSHSPHPKSGEYPADSANWSSNENAGKAGWAEEKLPHPEPSNSSWKMTPSASEPHLSHSHSGGLDMPTTTHTEPGGYTIKTKWNSFDDTKEPAAFQPVYPNAQSQIIQNNIMVKDLLLRSQAVAKLQMGQPSGNIQSIQKCLSQQLNQAQMVRQKLISQAPPTGISTLPPQHPLKVQLGRTNDIISQLKQQVLSQHNSSMFNPRMKQQSHTHFSEGNGDLTYGLRDMSISQRSHGTTQQPRSMSKLQRFIPSQEDGTDNMYGGNLPPSSGYSSTSPFSPPFRSSSTNSMMSPSLGPKPVHQIQEFRPGVPWQPPRKNDGLSKHTEQYYGSPGPQRTMSQSTSSYGQQPQSRFGGQQQHKFSRSLSTDTNYYGNQGHPSVRGDHPWSNTAVDPRPQTYNAGRGWNGPQRPGRISLPSTPVSSLEHGGWRQQPPPSTLLPNQYTSRRGSRTPMDTHSEWIPETPTSADPVWGVDGGAWPKSGGGRGGWSQPETPSSDRAWPEGVFSEWQAGGKKMGGAALSPWLVIRTNSPQLNIQSLKDTCKGFGDIKSFIEGPEFVLVGYGSVEETLQAKSHIDGLWGGKTSTEVVADGEMEKLWQQINEPPKPRPPSSLLSDGARPGVFKWEDTKQAPPHSYSRQASTPGGSSVWSDGGFLSGISSPWSSEFSGTLASPSTGYQSDDIPSAMTTPDDRSQGNSVLSPFLPNGLL
- the LOC135351726 gene encoding uncharacterized protein LOC135351726 isoform X1 yields the protein MDSKGKSRHLEEEGAKEGRRKDDKKKPWENSATKPKAKLTLSDEMEETGHQSNRYNQREVPPRFLLQKQAKISQKFTTKNCQAVTKKPSKDNPRWPSDTHAHTPSQDHAHSISAAGPRSDGGWSTGLPAKGSGWRKSNPESSNEWGQSTWEDGAGGWAEGEGRGNKTETDGWGHNGQSEGGWASDDGSSRSQSPGGIVMVVKQTTPSKENSGPWESRTTGANWKMHTLDTKPVDESEKIREKVSWNKQESCETDSATRKETVTEGHNDTNVSSTASKMPYSREDSSPTKAQTNMSGTSTPTQELAGVWRSGRTSANSVSSRSASPRKMNRGYEQTTSTNSTNSLGRSSAGAGLILPRPRKTLAELEGGLESLHSAPSGWGQLPSPTRTDDTDKGTEYWGIPPDDMVRMTGSEQPPIINGWNGGSHSPHPKSGEYPADSANWSSNENAGKAGWAEEKLPHPEPSNSSWKMTPSASEPHLSHSHSGGLDMPTTTHTEPGGYTIKTKWNSFDDTKEPAAFQPVYPNAQSQIIQNNIMVKDLLLRSQAVAKLQMGQPSGNIQSIQKCLSQQLNQAQMVRQKLISQAPPTGISTLPPQHPLKVQLGRTNDIISQLKQQVLSQHNSSMFNPRMKQQSHTHFSEGNGDLTYGLRDMSISQRSHGTTQQPRSMSKLQRFIPSQEDGTDNMYGGNLPPSSGYSSTSPFSPPFRSSSTNSMMSPSLGPKPVHQIQEFRPGVPWQPPRKNDGLSKHTEQYYGSPGPQRTMSQSTSSYGQQPQSRFGGQQQHKFSRSLSTDTNYYGNQGHPSVRGDHPWSNTAVDPRPQTYNAGRGWNGPQRPGRISLPSTPVSSLEHGGWRQQPPPSTLLPNQYTSRRGSRTPMDTHSEWIPETPTSADPVWGVDGGAWPKSGGGRGGWSQPETPSSDRAWPEGVFSEWQAGGKKMGGAALSPWLVIRTNSPQLNIQSLKDTCKGFGDIKSFIEGPEFVLVGYGSVEETLQAKSHIDGLWGGKTSTEVVADGEMEKLWQQINEPPKPRPPSSLLSDGARPGVFKWEDTKQAPPHSYSRQASTPGGSSVWSDGGFLSGISSPWSSEFSGTLASPSTGYQSDDIPSAMTTPDDRSQGNSVLSPFLPNGLL